The following coding sequences lie in one Verrucomicrobiota bacterium genomic window:
- a CDS encoding P-II family nitrogen regulator gives MKKIEAIIKPFKLEDVKDALAEVGIEGMTVSEVKGFGRQKGHTEIYRGSEYTVDFLPKIKLELIIADQRVDAAVGAIIKAAKTGKIGDGKVFVSPVENAIRIRTEEKGDQAI, from the coding sequence ATGAAGAAAATCGAAGCCATCATCAAACCCTTCAAGCTCGAAGACGTGAAGGATGCCCTCGCCGAAGTCGGCATCGAGGGCATGACCGTCTCCGAAGTGAAAGGATTCGGACGCCAAAAAGGCCACACAGAAATCTACCGGGGAAGCGAATACACCGTGGATTTCCTGCCCAAAATCAAACTTGAACTGATCATCGCGGATCAACGCGTGGACGCGGCGGTCGGCGCCATCATCAAAGCGGCGAAGACCGGAAAAATCGGCGACGGCAAAGTCTTTGTGTCCCCCGTTGAAAATGCGATCCGCATTCGAACCGAGGAAAAAGGAGACCAGGCCATTTAA